The window CGCCTGCGCTGCACGCTCCGCTTCTTCCGGCGTACGGGCGACAGCCCCCTCGGGTACCGGGATGCCGTAGCCGGCGAGGAGCGCCTTGGCTTGGAACTCATGAATGTTCACCTGCTCTCCTCCCCCGCGCCGCTCCCGCAACCGGCCGAAGGCCAGGGAAGCACCGCGGCGTTTTTCAAGTTTTTCAACCGCAAGCGGGCATGACTCTCCGTCGCGACCTCAGAACAGCCCCTCGATCTGGCCTGCCTCGTTGAGGTAGATGTTGTTGGCCGACGGTACCCGAGGCAGGCCCGGCATGGTCATGATAGCGCCGGTCACCGCGACGATGAAGCCGGCCCCGTTTGACAGCCTGAGCTCACGGATCGGCACGGTGAAGCCGTTCGGCGCGCCCTTCAGGTCGGGGTCGGTCGAAAAGCTGTACTGGGTCTTGGCCATGCAGATCGGGAAGTGGCCGTAGTCCTTCTGCAGCTCATCAAAGCGCTTGGCGATGGCGCCGTCGAAGGTGATGTCCTCGCCGCCGTAGACCTCGCGCACGATGGTGCGCACCTTTTCGATCAGCGGCATGTCGTCGGGATAGAGCGGCTTGAAGTCCGCGGTGCCGCTGTCGGCCAGCTCGACGACGTGCTGGGCGAGCTCTTCGGTGCCCGCGCCGCCGTCGGCCCAGTGGGTCGCGATGAAGGCCTTCACGCCCTCGGCCTCGGCCGCCGCCTTGACCGCCGCCAACTCCGCGTCGCTGTCGGTGATGAAGCGGTTGATCGACACGGAGACCGGCACGCCGAAGCGCTTGGTGTTGCGGATGTGGCGCACCATGTTCTCGCAGCCCTTCTTGACCGCCTCGACGTTCTCGCTGCCGAGGTCGGCCTTGGCCACGCCGCCGTGCATCTTGAGCGCCCGGACCGTGGCCACGATCACGGCCGCATCGGGGCTCAAGCCCGCCTTGCGGCACTTGATGTCGAAGAACTTCTCGGCGCCCAGGTCGGCGCCAAAGCCCGCCTCGGTGACCACGTAGTCGGAAAGCTTGAGCGCGGTCTTGGTCGCGATCACCGAGTTGCAGCCATGGGCGATGTTGGCGAAGGGCCCGCCGTGCACGAAAGCCGGGTTGTTCTCAAGGGTCTGCACCAGGTTCGGCGCAATCGCCTCCTTGAGCAGCACCGACATGGGGCCGGGCCCCTTGACGTCGGTCGCGTGGATCGGCTCGCGCTGCCGGTTCTGGCCGATCACGATCTTGCCCAGGCGCTCGACCAGGTCGGCCGGATCGGTGGCCAGGCAGAAGATCGCCATGATCTCGGAGGCCACGACGATGTCGAAGCCGTCCTCACGCGGGAAGCCGTTGGCGACGCCGCCGAGCGAGTTGGTGATAACACGGAGCGCCCGGTCGTTCATGTCGACCACCCGCTTCCAGGCGACGCGGCGCGAATCGATGGCCGGCTCCAGGCCCCAGTAGATGTGGTTGTCGATCAGCGCCGACAGCAGGTTGTGGGCGATGCCGATGGCGTGGAAGTCACCGGTGAAGTGGAGGTTGATGTCCTCCATCGGGACCACCTGGGCGTAGCCGCCGCCGGCCGCCCCGCCCTTCATGCCGAAACAGGGCCCGAGCGAGGGCTCGCGCAGGCAGATCATCGCCTTCTTGCCGATCTTGTTGAGCCCGTCGCCGAGTCCCACGGTGGTCGTGGTCTTGCCTTCGCCGGCGGGGGTCGGGCTGATCGCCGTCACCAGGATCAGCTTGCCGTCAGGGCGGTCGGCCAGGCCGTTGATGAAATCGAAGGACAGCTTAGCCTTGTGCGGCCCGTACTGCAGGATTTCATCGCGCGGAATGTCGAGCTTGGCCGCCACCTCCTCGATCGGCTTGATGTCGGCCTCGCGGGCAATCTCGATGTCGCTCTTCGGCATGGTGTCCCCCTTTTGAACCAAGTGCGCCAATCAAAGCGTTCGGACGCTGTGCGCCTTTGTCAGGAACGGCGGCGCCGATCCCCTCTGCGACCCGCCGGTCAGCCCAGGCGGGCGCCAACGGCGAGACCGCTGGCCGCAACATAGTCCGAGGCCGGAACCTTGCCGCCACCGGCCGGACGCACGCGCTGGACCAGGATCTGGCCGTCGCCCGCCGAGACCTTGAAGCCCTGGTCGCCGACCGCGGTAATTTCACCCGGCGTGCCGCCGGGCTCGTCGAGCTTCGTGCAGTCGAAGATGTCCAGCTTCTCGCCGTCGCGTGTGGTCCAGGCGCCCGGTTGCGGGTTGGTGCCGCGAATCAGGTTGTAGACCTCGCCGACCGGCTTGCTCCAGTCGATCTGCGCGTGCTCCTTCTTGCACCAGGATTCGTAGGTCGCCTTGGAGTCGTCCTGCTTGGTCCGCGTCGCCTTGCCCTCGCGGAACAAGTCGACGGCCTCGACCATGGCCGCGACGCCGAGCGGAAAGATCTTCTTGAAGTAGACCGTGCCCAGAGTGTCGTCGGGGCCGACGTCGACCTCCTTCTGGAGCAGGATGTCGCCCTCGTCCAGCCCATCGTCCGGATAAAACAGGGTGAGACCGGTCTTGGTCGCGCCCCCGATGATCGGCCAGTTGATCGAGCTCGGCCCGCGGTGCAGCGGCAGCAGCGAGGGGTGGAAGCAGATCGACCCGTGGGTCGGAATGTCCCGCGCCTCCTCGGGAATGAACTTGATGACGTAGGCCATCAGGCAGAGGTCGGGCTTGAGCGAGCGGATCAGCTCGAGCGTCTCCGCGTCCTTGTAGGAGTTCGGCTGATGCACGGTCAGACCGCGCTCGAGGGCGCACTCCTTGATCGGATCGACGGGCTTGCCCTCTTTGTCGGGCGCACAGAACACGCCCACGATCTCTTCGCCGCGGTCGAGCAGCGCCTCCAGCACGGCCTTACCGAAGGCCTGTTGTCCGTTCACGATCAGCCGCATGGCCGCTCTCCTCCCGGTTTCCTTATAGTTAGACCGCGCCCTGGTCGCGGGCCGCCGCTATCTCCTCGGCGCTCAGACCGACGACTTCGCTCAGGATCTCGTCGGTGTGCTCGCCCAAGAGCGGCGAGCGGACCACATCCGAAGGCGAGTCGGAGAGCTTGACCGGGTTGCCGACGGTCAGGTACTTGCCGCGCTCCGGATGGTCGACCTCGACCACGGTACCGGTCTCTCTGAGGGACGGCTCCTCGGCCAGTTCCTTCATCGAAAGGATCGGGCCGCAGGGCACGTTGAGCGGATTGAGGATGTCCATGACCTCGAACTTGGTCTTGGTCATGGTCCACTTCTCGATCTCGCCGAAGACCCGGTCGAGCTTGGGCAGACGCGCCTCCGGCGTGTTCCACTCGGGATCTTCCAGCCAGTCCTCGCGGCCGATCGCCTTGGCCAGCGCCGGGAAAGCGGCCGCCTGCGTGATGACGTAGATGTAGGAGTCGGGATCGGTCTCCCAGCCCTTGCACTTGACGATCCAGCCGGGCTGGCCGCCGCCCGAGGCGTTGCCGGCGCGCGGCGTCGCCGCGCCGAATTCGCCGTTGGGATACTGCGGATACTCCTTGAGCGGACCGTGCGCCAGCCGCTGCTGGTCGCGCAGCTTGACCCGGCAGAGGTTCAGGACGCCGTCCTGCATGGCGCAGGTGACCCGCTGGCCACGGCCGGTCTTCTCGCGGTGGAACAGCGCGGTCACGATGCCGAGCGCCAGGTGCAGTCCGGTGCCGGAGTCGCCGATCTGGGCGCCGCTTACCATCGGCACGCCATCGATCTCGCCGGTGGTCGAGGCGCCGCCGCCGGTGCATTGCGCCACGTTCTCGTAGACCTTGCAGTCCTCGTAGGGTCCGGGGCCGAAGCCCTTGACCGAGGCGTAGATCATGCGCGGGTTGATCTCCTGGATCTTCTCCCAGGGGAAGCCCATGCGGTCGATCGCGCCCGGGGCGAAGTTCTCCACCATGACATCGCAGGACTCGATCAGCTTGGCGAAGATCGCCTTGCCGGCCTCGGTTTTGGGGTTGAGGGTCACGCTGCGCTTGTTGTGGTTCAGCATGGTGAAGTAGAGGCTGTCGACATCGGGAATGTCGCGCAGCTGACCCCGCGTCGCGTCGCCGACGCCCGGCCGCTCGACCTTGATGACGTCGGCGCCGAACCAAGCCAGAAGCTGGGTGCAGGTCGGTCCCGACTGGACGTGCGTCATGTCCAGAATGCGCACACCTTCCAAAGCTTTGCTCATGGTCTCCCCTTACCTAAAAGACTCTGT is drawn from Kiloniellales bacterium and contains these coding sequences:
- a CDS encoding formate--tetrahydrofolate ligase gives rise to the protein MPKSDIEIAREADIKPIEEVAAKLDIPRDEILQYGPHKAKLSFDFINGLADRPDGKLILVTAISPTPAGEGKTTTTVGLGDGLNKIGKKAMICLREPSLGPCFGMKGGAAGGGYAQVVPMEDINLHFTGDFHAIGIAHNLLSALIDNHIYWGLEPAIDSRRVAWKRVVDMNDRALRVITNSLGGVANGFPREDGFDIVVASEIMAIFCLATDPADLVERLGKIVIGQNRQREPIHATDVKGPGPMSVLLKEAIAPNLVQTLENNPAFVHGGPFANIAHGCNSVIATKTALKLSDYVVTEAGFGADLGAEKFFDIKCRKAGLSPDAAVIVATVRALKMHGGVAKADLGSENVEAVKKGCENMVRHIRNTKRFGVPVSVSINRFITDSDAELAAVKAAAEAEGVKAFIATHWADGGAGTEELAQHVVELADSGTADFKPLYPDDMPLIEKVRTIVREVYGGEDITFDGAIAKRFDELQKDYGHFPICMAKTQYSFSTDPDLKGAPNGFTVPIRELRLSNGAGFIVAVTGAIMTMPGLPRVPSANNIYLNEAGQIEGLF
- a CDS encoding methionyl-tRNA formyltransferase → MRLIVNGQQAFGKAVLEALLDRGEEIVGVFCAPDKEGKPVDPIKECALERGLTVHQPNSYKDAETLELIRSLKPDLCLMAYVIKFIPEEARDIPTHGSICFHPSLLPLHRGPSSINWPIIGGATKTGLTLFYPDDGLDEGDILLQKEVDVGPDDTLGTVYFKKIFPLGVAAMVEAVDLFREGKATRTKQDDSKATYESWCKKEHAQIDWSKPVGEVYNLIRGTNPQPGAWTTRDGEKLDIFDCTKLDEPGGTPGEITAVGDQGFKVSAGDGQILVQRVRPAGGGKVPASDYVAASGLAVGARLG
- the frc gene encoding formyl-CoA transferase yields the protein MSKALEGVRILDMTHVQSGPTCTQLLAWFGADVIKVERPGVGDATRGQLRDIPDVDSLYFTMLNHNKRSVTLNPKTEAGKAIFAKLIESCDVMVENFAPGAIDRMGFPWEKIQEINPRMIYASVKGFGPGPYEDCKVYENVAQCTGGGASTTGEIDGVPMVSGAQIGDSGTGLHLALGIVTALFHREKTGRGQRVTCAMQDGVLNLCRVKLRDQQRLAHGPLKEYPQYPNGEFGAATPRAGNASGGGQPGWIVKCKGWETDPDSYIYVITQAAAFPALAKAIGREDWLEDPEWNTPEARLPKLDRVFGEIEKWTMTKTKFEVMDILNPLNVPCGPILSMKELAEEPSLRETGTVVEVDHPERGKYLTVGNPVKLSDSPSDVVRSPLLGEHTDEILSEVVGLSAEEIAAARDQGAV